From the Odocoileus virginianus isolate 20LAN1187 ecotype Illinois unplaced genomic scaffold, Ovbor_1.2 Unplaced_Contig_3, whole genome shotgun sequence genome, the window TTGGAGGAGTACGTGGGGGTTCCGTGTGTTTAAGTTTGAAAATTTCCAGAAGTGCTTAAAAATCCCATTCCTATTAGAAAAGAATAACCAACCCAGTGGGAAAACATTTATGatataaataaaactacataCAATGTTTCATATCAAAGGATATGAAAACGATTCACCGGAAATGGAATGCAAATGGCACTCTGCATTTGAGGAGATGCTGAATGTCATTGAGTATACAAGAAATGTAAAGTGAAACCACACGAGACACCATTAAGACGCCTGGCAAAGACCATACAGATTGAGAACACGCCGTTTGGTCGAAGTGTGGGAGAGAAGGCATACGATTCCTATGGCAGGCAActggaaatatttactgagatgAAAAATGCACTTTGACCTGGTAAAGCCTTGAGAATCTTACCCTCCAAATACCCGAGTGCACACATCCAAAGTAAAGTGCCTAAGTGAACCCGTATGTACGGGATTGTTCCCTGCAGCGCGGTCTGTAAGAGCAGAACACTAGAACAATCCAGGTGCTCATCAGTACATGTACCGGCTCTCTGAGACAGTGGTCAGCCACAAGAAACTATGAAAGCGCAGTCTGGGATGACGGGAAAGTTCTGGAGgcggatggtggtgatggctgcaacACTGCGGGAATGTACTTAATGCCGCTGAACTGAACATCTAAAAATTGTTACTTtggtaaatttcatgttgttaaaaaaaaaaaaagaaaagaggaagctcTTCAAGATGTACTGTCAAGTGAAAACCCAAGTGCAGAGCAACGTACCCAccacctgtacacaaatgtttgcATCTGCAAAGGGCAATGTGTGTGCTAGCTCTCACGTCCTGTGGTCACAGGAGGCGTGTGGTGCCCCGTGCAGTAGCCCACTGGCTGCCCGTGGGAAGGGGCACTGAGAGGCTGGCGGTGCCCCGTGCAGTAGCCCACTGGCTGCCCGTGGGAAGGGGCACTGAGAGGCTGGCGGTGCCCCGTGCAGTAGCTCACTGGCTGCCCGTGGGAAGGGGCACCGAGAGACTGGCAGCAGGCGCCGGGGGGAGACGTCTCTGGCAGGCCTTCTTACACCTTGTGATGCTCGGCGCTGTGAGCTCTGGATGCCCGGGCCCCACAGCGGCACCCAGGCCCTTCCCACGACAAAGGCCACTTACCGGCCAGGAGCAGCGTGTGCGTATTCTTGTTGTCCGGCACTTTGTCAGACCGCTCACAAGGGTGCATTCCTAAGAACCTGACGATGTTGCCCACAGCCTCTGCGGGGAGAAGTCCCGGAGTTATTAACCCACTTATCCCACCTCTGCTTTGAGCCATCACCACTCCCCCAGCCCCAAATCCCACTGTACGCAGCTTTTAATGAAGCAGCATCTGAacgttccctggtggctcagctggtaaagaatccacccgcaatgtgggagacctaggtctgatccctgggttgggaagacccactggagaagagaaaggctacccactccagtattctgatctggagaattctatggactctcattcatggggtcgcaaagagtcggacacaactgagcgactcttttttattattttatgtatctgaACTGTGTGTCCTGGATctttgggggatgggggtggagacaGTGGCCAAGGGTCTTGAAAGGCAGGCAAACCAGAACCGGCACCCCCAGCGCTTACCTTCAAGGGTCTTGATGGTAGACAAGGTGAACGTTTCCTCCTTCTCAAACTCATCCCCCACCTCGTCCCAGGCTGCCTCGAAGTTTACCTTCATGACCTTCTGGATGTGATCCGCTATCGTGACTTCCAGATCCTCCAGCTGTGGGAGGCAGGGTGGACTGAGTTACAGCTCCAGGGACAGGCGGCCGAGAGCCTCTGCTGCGCTCTGCCCACCCGCCCCCTCCTGCCGCGCAGGCTCCGAGTGCCGCGCTCCGGGGCCGGGCCCCACCAGACCAGCAGCCTGTCCTCAGCTTCTCACGGCCGGGTGGTGGCCCCTCAGCGAGACGCGCCCTCAGACATCGAACTCCTGGAGGCTTCAGTCCTTTATGTAAAGCAGTGCCGTATCTGTGTTTAAGCTACACACGTTTTCCTTACACTCTGCGTTACCTCtctattatttataatacctGATATGATGTAAATATTACAGAAACAGTTGTAAATACAGTGCAAACACTATGTAAACAGTTGCCTTGTGTAACAAGCTCAAGTTGTGCTTCTGGGAATTTTCTGGAACCCAGTCTGATTATTTGCATCCATCAATTGGATGCATGGAGGCAGAACCCAGAGAGGTGGAGGGCCCGCGGTCCTCTCTCGGGCTGTCGGCTGTGAGAGAGCACCCTCTGAAGCCGCCAGCGCCtaggaggatggggtgggggccaggACTGCTCAGAGTCGCCTCCTGTGACTCGCCCAGGCCGCTCTGGACGCGCACCCGCTCGTTCGCCAGCAGCTCTCCACTGAGCCCCTGCTCCCATGCACGGGAAGGGTGCTCACAGGTCGGACGCAGCCCCTGTGGCAGAAGCTGGGCCTTGCACGCAGCCTCCTGCCCGTGGCTCAGCTCACTGCTGGCTCAGCCTTGGGCCGGGGAGGACACACGTGCCCATCGGCTGCGTTCCAGCGGCTGCCCCTCTGGCCACGAGAGCTCTGGCGGTCTCCACCCCAGGCTGCCTGGGGTCTGCATTCAGATGGCAGGGAGCCTCAGCACCCTGGGCAAAGCGAGAACGCCCCTGCCCTCGGTGCTAGGCTAGCCCGTGAGCTGGGGCCGGAAGGGCCACCTCACTGCATCAGAGGCTTGCCAGCAGATACAAACTGACCCCGCTTCTCTAGAAAGCAACTGACAGCATGAACCAACAAGCCTTAAAATTGTCCTGAGTCTTTGACTCAATTATCcttatagaaaaaaattgtttaaaaaaattcttttttaaattattctactTCTAGTCCCAAGGAGATAGATCTGAAACACAGATACAAATTTATACTGAAAAGGGTATTTAATGTAGCGCTTAAAAATAGTAGAACTTGGAATCACAAATGCCCAATGTTAACGGAATACAAGCTGAAGTGAATTAGGATATATCaacagaaaaaagtattttaaagtcattaaaaattgtgtttatgaAAAAAAACTGTGTTTATGAAGTATTTATACTGACGGGAAATTATACCCCGGTTCTAAGTGAACCCAACAGGATCTGTAACGTACACAATAACCTCAGTCACACGATTCCTCCTCCAGCCATTCCCAAGGGCTATGGTTGGCGTTTTCCTGTCTGTGtgctttgtttttgtatttcccAGGTTTTCTTGTTACACTtgaacatgtatttcttttttaagttaaaaacaaaaattcttgcgTGATGGCTAAACGGAAACCAGCGAGCACACGCGTGCAGACTGGCCGTGAGCCCCGCGGGCCCCGCCGGCCGCTCACCACGTACCCATCCTCGTAGCCCTCCTCGTCCCCGCGGGCCCTGCAGGCCGCTCACCACGTACCCATCCTCGTAGCCCTCCTCGTCCCCGCGGGCCCTGCAGGCCGCTCACCACGTACCCATCCTCGTAGCCCTCCTCGTCCCCGCGGGCCCTGCAGGCCGCTCACCACGTACCCATCCTCGTAGCCGTCCTCGTCCCCGCGGGCCCCGCCGGCCGCTCACCACGTACCCATCCTCGTAGCCGTCCTCGTCCCCGCGGGCCCCGCCGGCGGCTCACCACGTACCCATCCTCGTAGCCCTCCTCGTCCCCGCGGGCCCTGCAGGCCGCTCACCACGTACCCATCCTCGTAGCCGTCCTCGTCCCCGCGGCCCCGCCGGCCGCTCACCACGTACCCATCCTCGTAGCCCTCCTCGTCCCCGCGGGCCCCGCCGGCGGCTCACCACGTACCCATCCTCGTAGCCCTCCTCGTCCCCGCGGCCCCGCCGGCCGCTCACCACGTACCCATCCTCGTAGCCCTCCTCGTCCCCGCGGGCCCCGCCGGCCGCTCACCACGTACCCATCCTCGTAGCCGTCCTCGTCCCCGCGGGCCCCGCCGGCCGCTCACCACGTACCCATCCTCGTAGCCCTCCTCGTCCCCGCGGCCCCGCCGGCCGCTCACCACGTACCCATCCTCGTAGCCCTCCTCGTCCCCGCGGGCCCCGCCGGCCGCTCACCACGTACCCATCCTCGTAGCCGTCCTCGTCCCCGCGGCCCCGCCGGCCGCTCACCACGTACCCATCCTCGTAGCCCTCCTCGTCCCCGCGGGCCCCGCCGGCCGCTCACCACGTACCCATCCTCGTAGCCCTCCTCGTCCCCGCGGGCCCCGCCGGCGGCTCACCACGTACCCATCCTCGTAGCCCTCCTCGTCCCCGCGGGCCCCGCCGGCCGCTCACCACGTACCCATCCTCGTAGCCCTCCTCGTCCCCGCGGGCCCCGCCGGCCGCTCACCACGTACCCATCCTCGTAGCCGTCCTCGTCCCCGCGGCCCCGCCGGCCGCTCACCACGTACCCATCCTCGTAGCCCTCCTCGTCCCCGCGGGCCCCGCCGGCCGCTCACCACGTACCCATCCTCGTAGCCCTCCTCGTCCCCGCGGGCCCCGCCGGCCGCTCACCACGTACCCATCCTCGTAGCCCTCCTCGTCCCCGCGGGCCCCGCCGGCCGCTCACCACGTACCCATCCTCGTAGCCGTCCTCGTCCCCGCGGCCCCGCCGGCCGCTCACCACGTACCCATCCTCGTAGCCCTCCTCGTCCCCGCGGGCCCCGCCGGCCGCTCACCACGTACCCATCCTCGTAGCCCTCCTCGTCCCCGCGGGCCCCGCCGGCCGCTCACCACGTACCCATCCTCGTAGCCCTCCTCGTCCCCGCGGGCCCCGCCGGCCGCTCACCACGTACCCATCCTCGTAGCCGTCCTCGTCCCCGCGGCCCCGCCGGCCGCTCACCACGTACCCATCCTCGTAGCCCTCCTCGTCCCCGCGGGCCCCGCCGGCGGCTCACCACGTACCCATCCTCGTAGCCCTCCTCGTCCCCGCGGGCCCCGCCGGCCGCTCACCACGTACCCATCCTCGTAGCCCTCCTCGTCCCCGCGGGCCCCGCCGGCCGCTCACCACGTACCCATCCTCGTAGCCCTCCTCGTCCCCGCGGGCCCCGCCGGCCGCTCACCACGTACCCATCCTCGTAGCCCTCCTCGTCCCCGCGGGCCCTGCAGGCCGCTCACCACGTACCCATCCTCGTAGCCCTCCTCGTCCCCGCGGGCCCCGCCGGCCGCTTACCACGTACTCATCCTCATAGCCCTCCACGTCCGCCTCCCCGGTGGTGGGGTCGCAGTCCTTGACGGTGAACTTCATCATGCAGCTGAACGTGCAGGCCACTGCGGGAGGGCAGGTGTGCCGTCAGGGCAGCGCCAGCGGCCTGTGCCAGCCTGCCCACGAGTCGGGACTGAGGGCACAGGCGTGGGGAGGCAGGAGCGCCCGCTTGCAGCCTGAGGAGCTGCCCTCATGAGGAAGGAGGAGCAAGGCGGGCAGAGATGCTTCAGGGTGGCCACGTCCACGTGCCGTCCAGGCCCACCATCCCAGGCCTGGAAAAGCCCGCTTCTTTGGGAGAAGTGGACTTGGACGGTCATGTGTGTGCCTCTCTGGCTCCTTCACGGTCAAGACAGAATCCTGCCTGAGGACCCGGGCTCGGCCTCTCACCAGCCTCGTGAATGCAGGCATACTGTTTACCCCGACCTCGGTTAAGACAGACAGCAGTGCTGCCCCGAAGGGTGTGTGAGGAGGAAATGAGCTGCTGTGTGCAAAGCCCCAGGGCAGGCTGGCCTTCCTCTCTGGACCGACCTCGAGGAGCTGAAGCTCTGACCGGAGACAGACGGCTGGTGCACAGGCCGCCCTCCCCACCCGACCCAGGGGCTCCCAGGAGGCCGGGGGGCTCACCCGCCGTGGGGTCTTCCTTGGGCAGGGCCACCAGCGTGTAGCAGGTCCCGGGCTGGTTGTAGGGCAGGCTGCGGGCAGGCACATAACCCAGCACCTCGTAGGCCTCCGTGGGCTCCATCTGCACCGTGACGTTCTCCAGGGTCTGGTCATTGAGTGTGTTCGTGCAGTCAAACTGGACCAGGGAGCAGAGGGGCTGAGATGCTGAGCCGGGGGGGTAGGGAGGCCCGAGCTGCAGAGGCGACGTTGGGAACCCCGCCTCTCACCCCACGGCCACCCCAACTCccgacccaggccccctgccgaGGCCCCCCATCTCCATGTGACATGTGGGAGCCACACAGACCCCGAGTCAAGGACTCAACACACAGCAGCGGGAGGCAGGGCTGGCATCAGGCTGGGTTCCAGCCACTCGGCCTGGGGGCGCCCGGCCGCCTGGAAGGGCCCCGGCCGCCTGGAACACCATGTGCTCAGTGGGGGCGCCCGGCCCCCCGGGAGGCCCCCGGCTCACCTGGAAGACCATGTGCTCAGTGAAGGTGTGCTTCGTACAGCGGATGACGTACTCCGTCTCCGACTCAGTGAGGGCCACGGGCTCAGGCGAGGACTTGAAGAGGGGCCCCAGCCCCTGGAACTCAGGCACGGCCGCCAGCTGCTCTGAAACCCACAGGCCGCACGTTCACCCGGCGGCTCAGCGAGGTCTCTGATCAGGCCTCAGGCTGCGGGCCCTCAGGGCTCCCTGACTGAAGGGCTCACACCCGATTCCCGACACCCCCGAGCACGCCCTCCCGCCTTCACGCTGCTCGGCTGGTGCCACTCCGTGAAGCCGCCTCCCCGCAGTCCCACACAAGACGCCAGACCAACCATGGACGTCAGGCCCACGGCCCGGCCTCATCCATCCAGAGACCCCCTCAAGCTCAGAAGCTCAGCAAGGGTGCTCAGAAGAGGGAGACGGGGAAAGACAAAGAGGAGACGATCGCGCTGCTGGCCACTGAACCAGGAAGGACAGGCTGCTCTCAGACACGTGGCTGTCGGGACAAGCAGCCCCAAAGGAGAGGGAGCAGATTCAGAGTGTTACAGAAAGCCCAGATCAGAGAGGCCGGCGGGCGTCTGGTGCAGGCCAGCTTCGCGTGCCCGGGAGAACGGGGCACTGAGCAGCTGGCAGTGCTCCCCGAGCTGTGCTCAGGGGTCACCGCGCCAGAAACACCCGGGGGTGCGGGCATGGCAACAGTGCAGATCCTCAGGCCTCCCCAGACCTGCCCGTCAGAGACTCTGCAGCAAGAGCCCCCATCCTGCATCTCAAACAAGCTTCCCCTCGTGACTGACACACACCGATGTCTGAGGACCACTAGTCAAGATCCGTCGCTCGCCTTCCCGGTTACACTGACCTCCACGTGGAAAAGAACTTTGCCCCAGGCAGTAGGATATGCTGCCCTACACTTAGCAGGATTTCGGGGCCAGGGGGAGAAGGCAGGCAGTATTATTATTCTACTCTTCCCCCCATAAAGAGGCTGAACTCAGACCTCAGGACAAGGGGTGAAGCAGCATTGAGTGAAACCACTAAGTTCGTGCTGATCTCTGCCGGCAGCAAGAGGGAAGGAACACATAGGGGAAACCTGCGGTGAGAGCGACGCCAGGCAGCTCAGGGTCCCGGTTCAGCCACATCTGAGGGACGGCGTGTTGGTGGAAGACAGGTTCAGGAGTGGAATGGAAAAGGTGGACTTGAAATGAATCCAACAGTTATCGGGAGCCTGCTATGAGGAAGGCAGGCACTAGTGCAGTGACggacagaaaagagagaagacagaagccATGCAGAGCACGCAGGACGACAGGAGACGAGTCAGGGAGTCGGCGTGGCGGTCACCCAGGATGAGAGGCAAGTGCTGGGCCTCAAAGGCAGGGATCTAGTGGACAATGTGGTCTGCCAACTAGACACACAGCCTCTCCCCTTAGAAACGCAGGAGCAGGGGGACAGACGGACTCCTCACCAAACCCTGCCAGACAAGGTGGACGGAGCAGAAATGGAGCCAAGACACAGGCCCGCGTCATGTCCTCGACTCCGCTGAGAGGCGTCAGACACCCTGAACCAACTGGGCCCAGGGCCTGCAGCGCTCAGAACAAGGCCTGGGCAGCTCTGGGCCAGCGGGAGCTGGTCTTTAATTCTGGCCGCCCTCCCCTTGGTGCTGTGCAAACTGGGCAAATCACTGAGTCTCTCTGAACATCCAAATCCTCAGATACCAAATGGATGCGACAACCTCCACCTGAGGGTCAAGCATGCTGTCTAAACACTCTCAGAGTCAGCACGCAGGGGAGACCTGATCTCGGCTCCTGGGGGAACAGCCGCCACCCCAGCCATGGCCCGTGAGCCCCACAAGCCCCCTCACTCACCCTGGAAGATCTCCTGCCGGGTGGCGGCCACCTTCTCGGGCTGCTTGGCGGCGGTGACTGGGGTGCTCTCTGCAGAACAAGCACGCATGGTGACCCACAGCTCAGAGGCAGCCAGGGCACGTCGACCACAGCGCTGTTACTCAGGAAGTGGAATTTCCACCCCTCGGTGTGAAGCTCGGAGCACGGGAGACAGCAGGCGACTGCCTGTGTGTGGGTGGCTTCCTCCCCCAGGGCCAGAGGCAGGCGGGCTAACTCGCTCCGCCCAGCACGGCCCCTTCCACCCTGGGCAGCTGTGCTGGCCTTGCGGGCGAGGCAGACCCTCCCAAGGAGGCCTAGACCCAAGGGCCACTGAGGGACACAGGTGTGCCTCACCGGTCCTCTGCTCCGCCACGGGCGCGGTGGCCAGCGGCACGGACTTGAGGTCAAAGGGCTTCTCCGACGGCTCCAGAGTGTACTGCTGCAGCGCCCTCTCCAGACCCGGGATGGACACGGTCAGACCTAGAGGCCAGAGCGAGACGCGGGTGCGGGGGTCAAGGCTGTAGGACCCCGAGAAAACCACGGCGGCTGCCGAGCCCCCACTTCTCAGGACATCCTCGTCTGCAGGACTGCCGCGAAGAGCAGACGGACGCAGGCAGGGGCTTGGATAGAGGGGAGGCACTCGGCACGTGGAGGTCAGCTCTCTGGGCTGCTCCCACCCTCGCGCCCCGGTCTCCGGAGATGATAGTGAAGCCCTGCAGTTGCCAGGGGAGTCCAGCAGAGGGCGCCCCGCCCGGGGAGGCCGCAGCTCGGGGACGGGGCTGGGGCGGTGGCCGGGAGGGGAGGACTCACCGTTCAGGATATAGCCTGCGTTGAGGGCCTTCTGCTTCTGCTCCAGGACGTTGAGATAGAAGGTGGCCCGGTCTCTGACCTCGTTGTCGTCGTCCATCACACACCTGTGGCCAGAACACAGGGCGCTCCTGATGGGGCCGCAGGGCGCAGGTGGCGCTGCGGGGAGAGGCGGCAGGGCTGCTGCGCCCCGATCACCAGATGCGGGTGTCAGAGGCACGGGGGTGGCGGCATGCACTCTCCCGGGACcctctcccagagcccacccagggAGGGAGCCACGCGCCTGTATCTTGCAGCACACGTCAGAAAGGACTCGAACATGACTCCGCAATTCCGCTCCTGGGCGCACACCCAAGAGAGCTGAAAGCACGTCACACAGAGACCCGCGCAAGAACGTTCGCAGCAGCGCGAGTCACGCCAGCCGCGGCCCGGGAGCGGGCCAAATGCCGACGGACTGAGCGCATTACCAAACGACGGCCCTTCACGCCACGCAGAGTATCTGCCCGTAGAAAGGCAGGAAGTGCTGGCACGTGTGACCGCACGGGCGAAGCCTGGAGACCCGTCAAAGAGCCACACACGTAAGAGGCAACACGCTGAACGCCAGCGGTCGCATGACAGGTCCCGGCAGGCAGACCTGCAGCCGAAGGCGGGCGCAGGGCGgccggggcaggggcgggggcggcgcTCTCGGGACTACTCGCTGGCACATGGCTTCTCCGGGGTGGTAAAACTGTTTtcgagaattccctggtggtccagtggctaggactctgagcttccactgcaggggcccaggttcgatccctggtcagggaactaagatcccagaagccacaCAGTGCGGCGAAGAGAAAAGTTCTCAACTTAGATGGGGGTAGTGGTTAAACAACTCTGAATGTAACAAACCCGCTGCATTATGCATTTAAGATGGGGACACTGTGTGGGTTGCGAGTTATCTCTtgataaagctgtttttaaaacagaaaacaccaCGTTAACAGCCAGGTGGAGGGTTTTTCTGCGGCACAGCGTCACGGTTTGCTGTGCTTCCGCTGTTTCCTACAATCAACAGCTGTGCatcttttctccccctttccAGCTACGGAGAGGAGGAGCAGCTGCCGGCCACGGGGACGCCACACGCACCTCTTCAGCAGCACCAGGATACTGGGCAGCATCTCTTCGTTCTGCGCCCCAAACTTGGCCAGAGCACTCACGGCGCCTGCGTGCACGAGGCAAAACGACTCATGAGCATCTGGGCTCGGAGCGGGCTGGCCGGAGCCCAGTGGCCCCGAGCCGCAGGCCCAACCCGACACCCCATGACAAGCAGCGTCCAGGCCTCGCTTCTCCCGGGGGAGGTGGCCCTGTCCTCGGGCCCAGCAGCCCTTCTCAGCTCGAACTGCAAAGGGGCCACGAGAGCTGCCCTCAATTTCTGTATCCTAACGGCCTCAGGTGCAGCGAAGCCTTACCTGACTGTAAGTGAGAGAAAATGAACTACAACTGAGGAAGTAACAGCTGCGTGGGGAGCGTCTGTCCAGAGCAGGCGCGAGCGGGAAACGGCAGTAAGTCAAAGTAAAGTGAAGACTAGGATGGCTGTATATGGAAGTGCACACTCATTTAAGAGAGTAtgctatgtgaattatatctcaagaaagctattgttaaaaagaaaaacctaaacacccgaagaaagaaaggagaaaggtgaaaaaaggagaaaggaaaacgACTACATACAGTGAAACAGAAAAACTGCTGAGGTGAGCCAGAGGTCAGGAACGTTCACCGAGCGACGCCCATGCCCCTGGGCCGTCCTTCCGGCCGACAGGAGCCCAGGTGCCCGTGCCCCGGGCGCAGCCCGCCCCAACACACCTGCGCGGACCTCGGCATGCTCCAGCACCACTCGGTTGTAGATGAAGCGGATGTACTTGGAGGGGTTGCTGGTCTTGGGCCCCTCCTGGCCCAGCAGGTGCAGGATGCGCGTGGCCAGCACGGTGAACTCGCAGTCCTCGATGAACTCGCACAGGTGGGACAGCCCCGTCTCCTTGCTGTCCGCGTTCTCCTCGATGATGCTGATGATGCAGTCCACGATGGCACGCTTGTACTCGAAGCCGCCCTGCGGGCCAGGGCGACGGGACGCTGAGCCCCAGCTGGCTCTGCGGAGCCCAGCTGCAGCCTGGCCCAGCGGCCCAGCCGGAGCCCGCAGGCGAGGGCCTGGCTCCCCCACCACTACCCCCCTTTTGTGTAAAAACCAAAGGCTCAGGCTGAATGCTCGCCGGGGCCGTTCCCAGTCTAACTGCAGATGCTTTACTAGGAACATCTGGGACTtgattttcctcctgcctttgagaCAAAGGCAGAACGGGCGGTGTAGAGGCTGCAGGGCGTCGAGCAGGGGATTACCGCTAACTGGGAACAGAGCTCAGTTTTGCAGGACGAGAAAGTTCTGCAGATTAACTGCACTCCTATGTGAAGGTATTTAACAATATTGAACAATATAGACTTATGAACAGTTAAAGTGATGAACTCtagtgtgaaagtcacttagtttttgcgaccccatggactatacaatccgtggaattctccaagccagaatactggagtgggtagcccttcccttctccagggcatcttcccaacccaggggtcaaatccaggtaTCCTTCatcagaggcagattctttaccagggaagccctcgatgAATCCTGTGTCATGTGTATTTTATGACAGCGGTCTCCAGCCTTTTCGGCATCAGGGACCGATCTTTCTGAGAGAAAATTTTTCTATGGAAAACTGCAATGGCTAGAATATTTCTATACCAGATGACACCAGACAGACCGTGAGCCACCTTCTGCTCAAGCATTGCCTCGGGGCATCTGCTGGGTCTGGCCAGGGAGGCATGTCATCAGTTACGACTAACCACAGTGGCTGGGGCGTGTTTGCACTGCCTGCGCACGAGGAGCCGAAAGGGAAGCCAGCCAGCTAACAGGTGGACCCAGGCCCGCCCGCCCGGGAGCCAGCAGCCAGGCTTCCTGCTCTTACCTCTTCCCGCAGCATGGAGAACAGGAAGTTCATGAGCACGGCGTGCTTGCGGGGGTACTTCTGACACAGCGCGCTGATGGCCTGCACGACCACCACCTGTGCCAGAGACAGGCGTGAGCTGCATCCTGGCCCTGCGGCGGCTCCTTCAGTCCCGGGGCCAGCGGAGCCCCTCCTCGGCTGAGGCCGGGCCGAGGCGTGGCAGGCCAGGGGACGAGGGCACCTTCGCCCCCTCAGGGAGCCTGCAGCCCCGACCCCCTGGGCAGGGCAGCGAGCACAGTGGTCCAAGGCCCCGATCCACACTGCAAGTCCCCCGAGGCTGCCCTTCTACTCAGACCCCAAGGCAAGCGCACAAGCGCTCTTGCTAGCCCTTCCCAGTTCCTTCCAGGGCGGCTCCCCCGGGAACTTCTACCCTGAGGGTTTCCTCACTGCACCAGTGTGTGGAAGGATCCCGTCCACACTGGTGTCGGCTTCCATCTTCCCACCCCAGAAAGTGAGCTCTGAGGGCAAGACGGTGTGTGTACTGCTCCCCTCTCTCCGGACTCTGCCCAGCACACAACACAGCACCCACGGGGACACTAAAGGGCTTAACCGGCCGGCCTGGAAGCTCCTggccttgctgacaaaggtcggATGCAGCGCCTCACACATCTCCACCAGCAAGGT encodes:
- the COPG1 gene encoding coatomer subunit gamma-1 → MLKKFDKKDEESGGSSNPFQHLEKSAVLQEARVFNETPINPRKCAHILTKILYLINQGEHLGTTEATEAFFAMTKLFQSNDPTLRRMCYLTIKEMSCIAEDVIIVTSSLTKDMTGKEDSYRGPAVRALCQITDSTMLQAIERYMKQAIVDKVPSVSSSALVSSLHLLKCSFDVVKRWVNEAQEAASSDNIMVQYHALGLLYHVRKNDRLAVSKMISKFTRHGLKSPFAYCMMIRVASRQLEDEDGSRDSPLFDFIESCLRNKHEMVVYEAASAIVNLPGCSAKELAPAVSVLQLFCSSPKAALRYAAVRTLNKVAMKHPSAVTACNLDLENLVTDSNRSIATLAITTLLKTGSEGSIDRLMKQISSFMSEISDEFKVVVVQAISALCQKYPRKHAVLMNFLFSMLREEGGFEYKRAIVDCIISIIEENADSKETGLSHLCEFIEDCEFTVLATRILHLLGQEGPKTSNPSKYIRFIYNRVVLEHAEVRAGAVSALAKFGAQNEEMLPSILVLLKRCVMDDDNEVRDRATFYLNVLEQKQKALNAGYILNGLTVSIPGLERALQQYTLEPSEKPFDLKSVPLATAPVAEQRTESTPVTAAKQPEKVAATRQEIFQEQLAAVPEFQGLGPLFKSSPEPVALTESETEYVIRCTKHTFTEHMVFQFDCTNTLNDQTLENVTVQMEPTEAYEVLGYVPARSLPYNQPGTCYTLVALPKEDPTAVACTFSCMMKFTVKDCDPTTGEADVEGYEDEYVLEDLEVTIADHIQKVMKVNFEAAWDEVGDEFEKEETFTLSTIKTLEEAVGNIVRFLGMHPCERSDKVPDNKNTHTLLLAGVFRGGHDILVRSRLLLLDTVTMQVTARSSEELPVDIVLASVG